The Setaria viridis chromosome 2, Setaria_viridis_v4.0, whole genome shotgun sequence DNA window CGGCGAACCCTCACGGCTTACTCCCTGTGCGCCACTATGGCCACCGTCTCCTCCTGTTGGACAAGCTGCCTATTCatgctgccgccgtcgcctctTGCTCAACAAGCCACCCCCTGCACGCCACCACTCGCCTGCTCCCGCGTGCTGCCACCGTCGCCTCCACCAGGTACTCGCTAGTCGCCACCGCTTGCTTGCTCGCtgtcgccgccgtgccggccaccGGGAGGGGTAGAGGGAGGTAGCTCTGCTAACGCCTTTTGGCCGGTCTCTAGGCTCGGCAGCTCGCCTTCGCGAGGGAGGAAGACGGTGGCTTGGTGGGGTGGGAGTGGGAGGGGACCGGagctggcggtggaggagaggcGGGGGTAGCGGCGCTgacggcggaggagaggagaggcagAGCGATGCCGACGGcgaaagggaggagaggggggcggtggcggcgaaggggaggggaggtggagCGGTGACCCCGGCCTACTCCCTGTGCActgacgccggcgccgcccgctcgcccctCGCCATGGTAGCCACCAAGCTTGCCGTCGCCAGAGGGAGGCTGTAGGGAGGCGGATCCTATAGCTTGGAGGGGAGGTGGAGGCCGGAGAGGAGGTGGTCGTGGGAGGCCGTAGGGGAGGCGGGGAGACAGAGGCGGGACTTGGAGGATGGTAGGGGAGCTAGGGAGGCGTTTGTGTGGGTGGGATTTTGAGATAGGGTGAGGATAACTGGATAAGGTTGGAGGGGTGAGTGTAAACTTTGAAGGAGTTAACGGGCCATCTCGAGTCGGCATCTAGAAATCGTGTCGAGCCGGACCGTCCGTCGTGTTGGGGTGGCAGTCCACGCCCGACACGAGCTACCGGGCCGGGCTAGCATGGGCCCGAAGAACTTCATGCTGGGTCGGAATAGGTTCGGGGCAAAAAGAGCTCTGTGCCGGGCTAACGGGTCGCGGGCTGCATGGACATATTGGAGCCTATATATTGCACCACGGACGCCCCAGTTCTTCTCACAACAGCTACGAGCATTGCAGTCTTGCCTAGAGCACTAGCTAGAGACAGGAAGAGAGAAATAGCCAGTCTTTGTTTGCTTTGCGGAAGATCTGCGGGGTTATTTTGAGAGCTAGAAATGGCACCGACGTCATCTTTCCCGATCATCGACATGGGGCTGCTCGCCGGGGAAGAGAGGCCGGCGGCAATGGACCTTTTGCGCGATGCGTGTGAGAACTGGGGCTTCTTTCAGGTGCGCAGGCACAACAAAATTAACAACACTACCGGTGGACAAATAAAATCTGAACTGAGAAATCAACTTGACACAAGAACACGATTAATTTTCTCGTCGATGCATGCTTGATGTtctctttttctagaaaaaTGCTTGATGATCTCTGTTTCCTTTCTGCTACTCTGGTGCAGATTCTTAACCATGGCATCTCGACGAAGCTGATGGAAGAGGTGGAGAGGCTGACCAAGGACCACTACAAGCGGGTGCGCGAGCAGCGGTTCCTCGAGTTCGCGAGCAAGGCGCTcaaggacggcgacggccgcggcgcgcaGGGCGTTAAGGCGGCGGAGAACCTGGACTGGGAGAGCACCTTCTTCGTCCGCCACCTCCCGGAGTCCAACCTCGCCGACATCCCCGACCTCGACGACGGGTACCGGCGCGCGATGAGGCGGTTCGCCGGCGAGCTGGAGGCGCTGGCGGAGCGGCTGCTGGACCTGCTGTGCGAGAACCTTGGCCTGGAGAAGGGCTACCTCGCGCGCGCCTTCCGCGGGCCCAGCAGGGGCGCCCCGACCTTCGCGACCAAGGTGAGCAGCTATCCGCCGTGCCCGCGGCCGGATCTGGTGAAGGGCCTGCGCGCGCACACGGACGCCGGCGGCATCATCCTGCTGTTCCAGGACGACCGCGTCGGTGGGCTGCAGCTGCTCAAGGACGGCGAGTGGGTGGACGTGCCGCCCACGCGCCACTCCATCGTCGTCAACCTGGGCGACCAGCTGGAGGTGATCACCAACGGCAGGTACAAGAGCGTCATGCACCGGGTCGTGGCGCAGACCGACGGCAACAGGATGTCCATCGCCTCCTTCTACAACCCGGGCAGTGACGCCGTCATcttcccggcgccggcgctggtgaAGGCCGACGAGGCCTCGGCGGCGTACCCAAAGTTCGTGTTCGAGGACTACATGAAGCTGTATGTGCGGCACAAGTTCGAGGCCAAGGAGCCACGCTTCAAGGCCTTCAAGTCCATGGAGACCGAGACCTCCAACCGCATCGCCATCGCGTGAAAGAGCGGGCAGAGCATGTCTTGGCCTCAATGCCGGAGCTGTACGTGTCAGTAGCACATTGGAGTGCTGGATGACAAGATGCTGTGCGTGTCTCCCTACAGAAAACTAGTGGAGTGGTAGTACGGCGAGGTCACTGTGTGGTAGTATGCTGAATAAATgggccatatatatatatataggcctaTCTAGCTAGTGTACGATGTGTTCGGCATCCTCGCTGTGTCGTTGTCTCGTTGATGCTCTACTCTCGAGTCTCGACCAGCATGTGTTGTAGTTCTACCGTTACAGCGAG harbors:
- the LOC117845000 gene encoding 1-aminocyclopropane-1-carboxylate oxidase 1, yielding MAPTSSFPIIDMGLLAGEERPAAMDLLRDACENWGFFQILNHGISTKLMEEVERLTKDHYKRVREQRFLEFASKALKDGDGRGAQGVKAAENLDWESTFFVRHLPESNLADIPDLDDGYRRAMRRFAGELEALAERLLDLLCENLGLEKGYLARAFRGPSRGAPTFATKVSSYPPCPRPDLVKGLRAHTDAGGIILLFQDDRVGGLQLLKDGEWVDVPPTRHSIVVNLGDQLEVITNGRYKSVMHRVVAQTDGNRMSIASFYNPGSDAVIFPAPALVKADEASAAYPKFVFEDYMKLYVRHKFEAKEPRFKAFKSMETETSNRIAIA